The DNA region CAGGGCAAGAGAAGGAAAGGTATGAGGGTGTAGGGTTATTGGACTAAAAGTACGGCGTGAGATGGGCTTGAGCTTTACTTTGACTGCTACAAGGTAATCAGGGAGAAGGGATGAGCAAAGAGAAACAGAAGAGGGCTCGAGGAGAAAAGCAAGTGGTGACCTTACTGCTGCCACGAATAACGCTATGGCCAAGAGAATGCTTACTTGAGGATTCTGCCATAGTAGGTACGGCCATCATTCTCTACGCGCACAACGGCCTGACTGGGGAGGTGATACCACAGCCCTCCGTGTTCGGCCTCAACGTCACGCAGGCACTCAAGCTCCCGGTTTTCGCGGCTTCCCTCGACGTGCCACTCGTGGGGGGTGAGCGTGTTAGCGAGGCTGAGGGTATTGATAACGGCGTCCACCGCGCTCGTGCCTTGGTTGATCTTCCGGGTGCTTGCCACAAACATGGTAACGATGCCCAGTTGCCGCGCGGTCTTAGCCATGCGCTCGTCACCTGTGATGAGGTCGCACCCGTACTGGACGACGACAGCAACATGG from Deinococcota bacterium includes:
- a CDS encoding type II toxin-antitoxin system VapC family toxin; translated protein: MSTYLDTSALLAYYLPEPRSAKFDALISTTTSPAVSSLVECEMVAVLGQKVRGGRYNRSDALRALNKFRDDIGRGAYRYIIVDSQLIRAATELLGGFTMALRTLDAIHVAVVVQYGCDLITGDERMAKTARQLGIVTMFVASTRKINQGTSAVDAVINTLSLANTLTPHEWHVEGSRENRELECLRDVEAEHGGLWYHLPSQAVVRVENDGRTYYGRILK